The Deltaproteobacteria bacterium genome includes the window TCATTCCAACAGAGCGGATCCGGAACGACCCCGAACGGACCACCATCCCCTACCTCTATGTCAGTGCAGTCGTCGAACAGCCCTTCGGGGCTCATCCGACCGCGGCCTATAGGTATTACGACTATGACACTGATCACCTGAACTTCTACCAGAGGTGTGCCCGGGAAGGGGGAAAGGCCTACGAGGCATACCTGAGAGATTATGTTCTCGATTGTGAAACCTTTGAGGATTATCTCGATAAGGTGGGCGGTCTCAAGAAGATGATGGCTCTGAAAAAGGCCATGCAGGAGATGCTCTGATCGGGTGGGAGGGTATGGGGAATTTCAGTCTTGACGAGTTGATGGTTATCGAGGCTTCGCGCTACATCGAGGACTACGAGGTGGTCTTCTCTGGGACAGGACTCCCCTTGGTTTCGACTATGTTCGCCCAGAAGACCCATGCACCCCACCTCTGCTATGTGGTGGAGACGGGTCCGATTGCGCCCCTGGTGCTGCCGACCCCCCTTTCTGTTTCTGATTCCAGGGCCCAGCACAAGGCGGTACGGCTCGGCTCTCTGCGGGATGTTCTCGGATGCCTCATGCAGCGTGGCCTTGCCGATGTGGGTTTTCTGGGAGGAGCCCAGATCGACCAGTACGGCAACATCAATTCGACGGTTATCGGGGATTATCAGAAACCCAGGGTGAGGTTTCCAGGAAGCGGAGGGGCCAACGACATAGCCTCCCACTCCCGCAAGATCCTGATCATCACCCGCCATGAGAAACGCCGGTTCCCGGAGAAATGCGATTACATAACGAGCCCGGGATACCTGGGCGGTCCGGAGGACCGCCGGCAGGTCGGGCTGGCCTCAAGAAAACCCCTGATCCGGGTGATCACGGATCTGACCGTGATGGAGACCAACCCTGCCACGGGCAGGTTCCGCATCAGCAGGCTCATGCCGGGGGTTTCCCTGGAAAGGGTGCTGGATGAGACGGGTTTTCGGCCTGAGGTTCCATCAAGAGCGGAAGAAGTGGAACCACCCACAGAAGAAGAGCTTCGAGTCCTCCGTGAGGAGGTCGATCCCTATGAGCTCTATATCA containing:
- a CDS encoding glutaconate CoA-transferase, whose product is MGNFSLDELMVIEASRYIEDYEVVFSGTGLPLVSTMFAQKTHAPHLCYVVETGPIAPLVLPTPLSVSDSRAQHKAVRLGSLRDVLGCLMQRGLADVGFLGGAQIDQYGNINSTVIGDYQKPRVRFPGSGGANDIASHSRKILIITRHEKRRFPEKCDYITSPGYLGGPEDRRQVGLASRKPLIRVITDLTVMETNPATGRFRISRLMPGVSLERVLDETGFRPEVPSRAEEVEPPTEEELRVLREEVDPYELYIKTHS